In Terriglobia bacterium, a single genomic region encodes these proteins:
- a CDS encoding M20/M25/M40 family metallo-hydrolase, with translation MKKAAQQRSLSPALVARILAQIDESEIVQMSSDVVDIPSPTGEELAMAEYMRRTFNDLGLNVTWQEVEEGRANVVARWEGHGRGKNLMFNGHMDTSNTGKEPFLTGIGYKPHAIVRDGFIYGLGIYNMKGALVCYTHAVKALMKAGVKLAGDVIIGCVAGEIEKTQWGEYTGRQYRGYGAGTHYLVNHGILPDMCILGEPTDMKLVLEHSGSMWARISTKGIYVHTAFAEGREQQNALNRMYDVLGDVKKFAQEWAKKTAFGGHKGIINLGCLRAGDPWRASRTPSSADLFLDVRVPPHMAMTEARHQVRDLVRGLQKKFSDYGIEFETYVSVPGATISEDHEMVKAIEASHKRVLGKLPGRDTVLWCSDASVMSRFGIPTVNYGPSSGPRDHQGEKVAIKTLVDITKVYALTAAEICGVHSS, from the coding sequence ATGAAGAAGGCCGCACAACAAAGATCACTCTCTCCTGCGCTGGTGGCGCGCATCCTCGCCCAGATCGACGAGAGCGAGATCGTGCAAATGTCGTCCGATGTTGTGGACATTCCCAGCCCAACCGGCGAAGAGCTAGCGATGGCGGAGTATATGCGCCGCACCTTTAACGATCTCGGCCTGAACGTCACCTGGCAGGAAGTGGAGGAGGGCCGTGCCAACGTCGTCGCTCGCTGGGAAGGCCACGGTCGCGGCAAGAACCTGATGTTCAACGGCCACATGGACACGTCGAACACCGGCAAGGAGCCCTTCCTGACGGGCATCGGATACAAGCCGCACGCCATCGTGCGCGACGGATTCATCTACGGCCTCGGCATCTACAACATGAAGGGCGCGCTCGTCTGCTACACCCACGCGGTGAAGGCGCTGATGAAGGCGGGCGTGAAGCTCGCAGGCGATGTCATCATCGGCTGTGTCGCCGGCGAGATCGAGAAGACGCAATGGGGCGAATACACCGGCCGGCAATATCGCGGCTACGGCGCCGGCACGCATTATCTCGTTAACCACGGCATCCTGCCGGACATGTGCATCCTGGGCGAGCCGACGGACATGAAGCTGGTGCTGGAGCACAGCGGCTCCATGTGGGCGCGCATTTCGACCAAGGGCATCTACGTCCACACCGCCTTCGCCGAGGGACGTGAGCAGCAGAACGCGCTGAACCGCATGTACGATGTCCTGGGCGACGTCAAGAAGTTCGCGCAGGAGTGGGCGAAGAAGACCGCATTCGGCGGCCACAAGGGCATCATCAACCTGGGCTGCCTGCGCGCTGGCGATCCCTGGCGCGCCAGCCGCACCCCTTCGTCCGCCGACCTGTTTCTTGACGTTCGTGTTCCGCCGCACATGGCGATGACGGAGGCGCGCCACCAGGTGCGGGACCTTGTCCGCGGGTTGCAGAAGAAGTTTTCCGACTATGGCATCGAGTTCGAGACCTACGTCTCAGTTCCCGGCGCGACCATCAGCGAAGACCACGAGATGGTGAAAGCCATCGAGGCCAGCCACAAGCGCGTGCTGGGCAAGCTGCCCGGGCGCGACACCGTGCTGTGGTGCTCGGACGCGTCCGTCATGTCGCGCTTCGGCATCCCGACGGTGAACTACGGCCCATCGAGCGGCCCGCGCGACCACCAGGGGGAGA